From the genome of Phreatobacter cathodiphilus, one region includes:
- a CDS encoding NAD-dependent epimerase/dehydratase family protein, with protein MTVLITGGTGFVGAATVDHLVSAGEEVVVLAAHPAEPGWLPPGIEVSIGDIRDGDGLRALMSAHRFSAVIHAAAITAGQDMERAHPERIVSVNVGGTAAVLRAAAEAGCPRVVIASSASVYPLAKRDGARFRADFDPPGPAALYGLTKKMAEDVAIRLGAVYGLSTPILRIAGVYGPYERDTGVREILSAPAQVMAEAQAGRPTRLSRPGFAGWLYSRDAAAGLAALRGATLADPAPIFDLGGPELFSIADFCAEIAPAFPGWSHAVDPAAPTVRYQIPADRPGSDFERLKAATGFAPRFGLKAAAADYLAWTGRD; from the coding sequence GTGACGGTTCTCATCACCGGAGGCACCGGCTTCGTCGGCGCTGCGACCGTCGACCACCTCGTCTCGGCCGGCGAAGAAGTCGTGGTGCTCGCCGCCCACCCGGCGGAGCCGGGCTGGCTCCCCCCCGGGATCGAGGTCAGCATCGGCGATATCAGAGACGGCGACGGCCTCAGGGCGCTGATGAGCGCCCACCGCTTCTCCGCCGTCATCCACGCCGCCGCCATCACCGCCGGGCAGGACATGGAGCGCGCCCATCCCGAACGGATCGTCTCGGTCAATGTCGGCGGCACGGCGGCGGTCCTGCGGGCGGCGGCGGAGGCCGGCTGCCCGCGCGTCGTCATCGCCTCCTCGGCCAGCGTCTATCCCCTCGCCAAGCGCGACGGCGCGCGCTTCCGCGCCGATTTCGACCCGCCCGGGCCGGCGGCTCTCTACGGTCTCACCAAGAAGATGGCCGAGGACGTGGCGATCCGCCTCGGCGCCGTCTACGGCCTGTCGACGCCGATCCTGCGCATCGCCGGGGTCTACGGCCCCTATGAACGCGACACCGGCGTGCGCGAGATCCTCTCCGCGCCGGCGCAGGTCATGGCCGAGGCGCAGGCCGGACGGCCGACCCGCCTCTCGCGCCCAGGCTTCGCCGGCTGGCTCTATTCCCGCGACGCGGCGGCGGGCCTTGCGGCGCTGCGCGGCGCGACCCTCGCGGATCCCGCGCCGATCTTCGATCTCGGCGGGCCGGAGCTGTTCTCCATCGCGGACTTCTGCGCCGAGATCGCCCCCGCCTTCCCAGGCTGGAGCCACGCCGTCGATCCCGCCGCGCCGACCGTGCGCTACCAGATCCCCGCCGACCGGCCGGGCAGCGACTTCGAGCGCCTGAAGGCGGCGACGGGCTTTGCGCCGCGCTTCGGCCTGAAGGCGGCGGCCGCCGACTATCTCGCCTGGACCGGCCGCGACTGA
- a CDS encoding aspartate aminotransferase family protein gives MDDVGHRWLNQHRAGQRLPRAVGGDGIHVFDEHGRRFLDGSSGPALFCLGHGHREVIEAIKAQYDRLSFGYSADFTSDPIDALADTIVDQAGGGMSRVSFVSGGSEATETAIKIALQYHLARGHAGRDRFFARRQSWHGYTMGALSLSGHPARRRPYVGALMPVTHLSPANDYRPADGVATENLVDHLAAEFEREIHRVGAERIAAFFFEPVVGAAGGAVPAPEGYARRMREICSRYGILMVADEVMCGVGRCGTWRTLAHDGVSPDIMVTAKGLAGGYAPLGAALMTEEVYRTIADTFGTIASVHTYSGHTAACAAGLAVQKVIIRDGLVEKCRTDGAYLMEALGQAFGQNPHVGDIRGRGFFVAVELVKDRETKTPFASGLGLYKRVKDEAFARGLLCYPSPGTADGHSGDHVILAPPYIITRPEIDRMVDLLKQAVDAALAGVAGEAA, from the coding sequence ATGGACGACGTCGGGCACCGCTGGCTCAACCAGCACCGCGCGGGGCAGAGGCTGCCGCGCGCCGTGGGCGGCGACGGCATCCACGTCTTCGACGAACACGGCCGGCGCTTCCTCGACGGCTCCTCGGGGCCGGCGCTCTTCTGCCTCGGCCACGGCCACCGCGAGGTGATCGAGGCGATCAAGGCCCAGTACGACCGGCTGTCCTTCGGCTATTCCGCCGATTTCACCTCCGACCCCATCGACGCCCTCGCCGACACCATCGTCGACCAGGCCGGCGGCGGCATGAGCCGCGTCTCCTTCGTCTCGGGTGGCTCGGAGGCGACCGAGACCGCGATCAAGATCGCCCTGCAGTATCACCTTGCCCGTGGTCATGCCGGCCGCGACCGGTTCTTCGCCCGCCGCCAGTCCTGGCACGGCTATACGATGGGCGCCCTGTCGCTCTCCGGCCATCCGGCGCGCCGGCGGCCCTATGTCGGCGCGCTCATGCCGGTGACCCACCTCTCGCCCGCCAACGACTACCGCCCCGCCGACGGAGTCGCGACGGAGAACCTCGTCGACCACCTCGCCGCCGAGTTCGAGCGCGAGATCCACCGTGTCGGCGCCGAGCGCATCGCCGCCTTCTTCTTCGAGCCCGTGGTGGGCGCCGCCGGCGGCGCGGTGCCGGCTCCCGAGGGCTATGCCCGCCGCATGCGCGAGATCTGCAGCCGCTACGGCATCCTGATGGTGGCCGACGAGGTCATGTGCGGCGTCGGCCGCTGCGGCACCTGGCGCACCCTCGCCCATGACGGCGTCTCGCCCGACATCATGGTCACCGCCAAGGGCCTCGCCGGCGGCTATGCGCCGCTGGGCGCCGCGCTGATGACGGAAGAGGTCTACCGCACCATCGCCGACACCTTCGGCACCATCGCCTCGGTCCACACCTACTCGGGGCACACCGCGGCCTGCGCCGCCGGCCTTGCCGTGCAGAAGGTCATCATCCGCGACGGCCTCGTCGAGAAGTGCCGCACCGACGGCGCCTATCTGATGGAGGCCCTCGGCCAGGCCTTCGGCCAGAACCCGCATGTCGGCGACATCCGCGGCCGCGGCTTCTTCGTGGCCGTCGAACTGGTGAAGGACCGCGAGACCAAGACGCCCTTCGCCAGCGGCCTCGGGCTCTACAAGCGCGTCAAGGACGAGGCCTTCGCCCGCGGCCTGCTCTGCTATCCCTCGCCCGGCACGGCGGACGGCCATTCCGGCGACCACGTGATCCTCGCCCCGCCCTACATCATCACGCGCCCGGAGATCGACCGCATGGTGGACCTCCTGAAACAGGCGGTGGACGCGGCGCTGGCCGGCGTTGCCGGCGAGGCGGCCTGA
- a CDS encoding SDR family oxidoreductase — translation MRLQGKVAVITGGGSGIGRATALLFAREGARLALVDRDAAGVDETAAMVTAEGGEAMTCVSDVGEPGTADRDAAAVTARFGRIDILFAAAGFSVGGTIMTTSPDDWDRVFRANVGGTWLWARAVVPFMRAQGGGAIVTTASQLAIAGGAGNAAYIAAKGAILSLTRTMALDFAADRIRVNAVAPGAVDTPMLRRSFGRAADPAAAEARSVARHPLGRLGRPEEIAEAVLYLACDAAAFTTGTTLAVDGGWLAG, via the coding sequence ATGCGCCTTCAGGGCAAGGTCGCGGTCATCACCGGCGGCGGCTCGGGCATCGGCCGGGCGACGGCTCTCCTCTTCGCGCGCGAGGGCGCGCGCCTCGCCCTCGTCGACCGCGACGCCGCCGGCGTCGACGAGACGGCCGCCATGGTGACCGCCGAAGGCGGCGAGGCCATGACCTGCGTCTCCGACGTCGGCGAGCCCGGTACCGCCGACCGCGACGCCGCTGCGGTGACGGCGCGGTTCGGCCGCATCGACATCCTCTTCGCCGCAGCGGGCTTCTCCGTCGGCGGCACGATCATGACCACCAGCCCCGACGACTGGGACCGCGTCTTCCGCGCCAATGTCGGCGGCACCTGGCTCTGGGCGCGCGCCGTCGTGCCCTTCATGCGGGCACAGGGCGGCGGTGCCATCGTCACCACCGCCTCCCAGCTCGCCATTGCCGGCGGTGCGGGCAATGCCGCCTACATCGCCGCCAAGGGCGCCATTCTCAGCCTCACCCGCACCATGGCGCTGGATTTCGCCGCCGACCGCATCCGCGTCAACGCGGTGGCGCCGGGGGCCGTCGACACGCCCATGCTCCGCCGCAGCTTCGGCCGCGCCGCCGATCCCGCCGCGGCGGAAGCCAGATCCGTCGCGCGCCACCCTCTGGGGCGGCTCGGTCGTCCGGAGGAGATCGCCGAGGCCGTGCTCTATCTCGCCTGCGACGCAGCCGCCTTCACCACCGGCACCACGCTAGCCGTTGACGGCGGCTGGCTCGCGGGCTGA
- a CDS encoding ABC transporter substrate-binding protein — protein MKLNRRHLLAGTAAVATAPYLGGRAEAQTRAETLRYVTGAAVNTLDPTMPGATREAFGVSVNVYDRLVSFGRKQRNGNWVFDIDTIRGEIAEKVDVSPDGMTFTFHIRKNAKFHDGTPVTAADVKWSYDRAVSARSLAAAQIGTGSWTKPEQFTIVDTHTVVGKIDKPDRLALPNLCTLYAIVFNSALVKKHVTPQDPWGQNWTKDNTAGSGAYTVESFKPGEQVILRRNDAWTGGVDGKPAPFRRIICQTIPEAATRASLIEKGDADLSIDLQPSDIDTLVARGRVKAISTPQFNAFSMIAFNTKMPPFDNKKVRQAIAAALPYDSLFKAGLFERGAKLYGGTWSGTPTDASFPQPMPYKQDVAKAKALLAEAGFPNGFETFFAFNLGSAAFAEPIAALVKEALAAINIRVEIQKLPDAQISTMVTERKLPFFIETSIAWLPSTDYFFRTFLYGPQRWNYSGWNDERIADLAGKARFETDKAKYDATCKEMIAIMAEETPIVMLWQPNQDAVMPKNIDGYTYGYHRQVDFRDVKRT, from the coding sequence ATGAAGCTGAACCGTCGTCACCTCCTCGCGGGAACGGCCGCCGTCGCCACAGCGCCCTATCTCGGCGGCAGGGCCGAGGCGCAGACCCGCGCGGAGACCCTGCGCTACGTCACCGGCGCGGCCGTCAACACCCTCGACCCCACCATGCCCGGCGCCACGCGCGAGGCCTTCGGCGTCAGCGTCAACGTCTATGACCGGCTCGTCTCCTTCGGCCGCAAGCAGCGCAACGGCAACTGGGTCTTCGACATCGACACCATCCGCGGCGAGATCGCCGAGAAGGTCGACGTCAGCCCCGACGGCATGACCTTCACCTTCCACATCCGCAAGAACGCCAAGTTCCACGACGGCACGCCGGTGACGGCAGCGGACGTGAAGTGGTCCTACGACCGCGCCGTCTCCGCCCGCTCCCTCGCCGCCGCCCAGATCGGCACCGGCTCCTGGACCAAGCCCGAGCAGTTCACCATCGTCGACACCCACACGGTCGTCGGCAAGATCGACAAACCCGACCGTCTCGCCCTGCCGAACCTCTGCACGCTCTACGCCATCGTCTTCAACTCGGCCCTGGTGAAGAAGCACGTGACGCCGCAGGACCCCTGGGGCCAGAACTGGACCAAGGACAATACGGCCGGCTCCGGCGCCTATACGGTGGAGAGCTTCAAGCCCGGCGAGCAGGTCATCCTGCGCCGCAACGATGCCTGGACCGGCGGCGTCGACGGCAAGCCCGCGCCCTTCCGCCGCATCATCTGCCAGACCATTCCGGAGGCGGCGACCCGCGCCAGCCTCATCGAGAAGGGCGACGCCGACCTCTCCATCGACCTGCAGCCGAGCGACATCGACACGCTCGTCGCGCGCGGCCGCGTCAAGGCGATCTCGACGCCCCAGTTCAACGCCTTCTCGATGATCGCCTTCAACACCAAGATGCCGCCCTTCGACAACAAGAAGGTCCGTCAGGCGATCGCCGCCGCCCTGCCCTACGACTCGCTGTTCAAGGCGGGCCTCTTCGAGCGCGGCGCCAAGCTCTACGGCGGCACCTGGTCGGGTACGCCCACCGACGCCTCCTTCCCCCAGCCGATGCCCTACAAGCAGGACGTCGCCAAGGCCAAGGCGCTGCTGGCGGAAGCCGGCTTCCCCAACGGCTTCGAGACCTTCTTCGCCTTCAACCTCGGCTCCGCCGCCTTCGCCGAGCCCATCGCGGCGCTGGTGAAGGAAGCCCTCGCCGCCATCAACATCCGCGTCGAGATCCAGAAGCTGCCCGACGCCCAGATTTCCACCATGGTCACCGAGCGCAAGCTGCCCTTCTTCATCGAGACCTCGATCGCCTGGCTGCCCTCGACCGACTACTTCTTCCGCACCTTCCTCTATGGCCCCCAGCGCTGGAACTATTCCGGCTGGAACGACGAGCGCATCGCCGATCTCGCCGGCAAGGCGCGCTTCGAGACCGACAAGGCCAAGTATGACGCGACCTGCAAGGAGATGATCGCGATCATGGCCGAGGAGACGCCGATCGTCATGCTCTGGCAGCCGAACCAGGACGCCGTCATGCCGAAGAACATCGACGGCTACACCTACGGCTACCACCGCCAGGTCGACTTCCGCGACGTGAAGCGCACCTGA
- a CDS encoding ABC transporter permease → MSLAASIARRAGRRALSSVPALFGVIVFTFLLMRVLPGDPAVFFASGPNAGQAEIQMIREQMGLDKPMPQQLLLYLRDIATGNLGRSMNTGQPVVADLINRLPASLELTFTALLLALSLALPLGILAALRPNSLVDHGVRFLCSLGVCVPTFVSGLLLIYAFYYILGIAPDPTGRLDVFASQPPVVTGFILIDAAIAGEWESWWAAASQLVLPASTMALFVLAPLARMTRAAMLAVMTSDFVRTGEALGLSRRRVVLVYALRNALLPVITIMGIVFSTMLGANVLVEKVFSWPGVASYALDALLTSDYAPVQGFVLLMAFIFVLVNLTIDVLYGLADPRVSIE, encoded by the coding sequence ATGAGCCTCGCAGCCAGCATCGCCAGGCGCGCCGGACGGAGGGCCCTGTCCTCCGTCCCGGCGCTCTTCGGGGTGATCGTCTTCACCTTCCTGCTGATGCGGGTGTTGCCGGGCGATCCGGCCGTCTTCTTCGCCTCCGGCCCCAATGCCGGCCAAGCGGAAATCCAGATGATCCGCGAGCAGATGGGGCTGGACAAGCCCATGCCCCAGCAGCTTCTGCTCTACCTGAGGGACATCGCCACCGGGAACCTCGGCCGCTCCATGAACACCGGCCAGCCCGTGGTGGCCGACCTCATCAACCGCCTGCCGGCCTCGCTCGAGCTGACCTTCACGGCGCTGCTGCTCGCCTTGTCGCTCGCCCTGCCGCTCGGCATCCTCGCCGCACTGAGGCCGAATTCCCTCGTCGACCACGGCGTGCGCTTCCTGTGCTCGCTCGGCGTCTGCGTGCCGACCTTCGTCTCCGGCCTGCTGCTGATCTATGCCTTCTACTACATCCTCGGCATCGCCCCCGACCCCACGGGCCGCCTCGACGTCTTCGCCTCGCAGCCCCCCGTCGTCACCGGCTTCATCCTCATCGACGCGGCCATCGCCGGCGAATGGGAGTCCTGGTGGGCCGCAGCGAGCCAGCTCGTCCTTCCCGCCTCCACCATGGCGCTCTTCGTGCTGGCGCCGCTTGCGCGCATGACCCGCGCCGCCATGCTCGCCGTCATGACCAGCGACTTCGTCCGCACCGGCGAGGCCCTCGGCCTGTCGCGGCGGCGGGTCGTGCTCGTCTATGCCCTGCGCAACGCGCTGCTGCCCGTCATCACCATCATGGGCATCGTCTTCTCCACCATGCTCGGCGCCAACGTGCTGGTAGAGAAGGTCTTTTCCTGGCCAGGCGTTGCGTCTTACGCCCTCGACGCCCTCCTCACCTCCGACTATGCGCCGGTCCAGGGCTTCGTGCTGCTGATGGCCTTCATCTTCGTCCTGGTGAACCTCACCATCGACGTGCTCTACGGCCTCGCCGATCCCCGGGTCTCCATCGAATGA
- a CDS encoding ABC transporter permease — MSATLRHTGYILRGNPVTLVAGCGAALLVLIAIIGPSIAPYGPTVSNVPQALQPPSASHWFGTDQLGRDVFSRVLVATRLDLAIAASAVSLSFVLGAMIGAFCGYAGGRLDRWVGRFVDVLMAFPLFVLAMALVAALGNRVENIIYATAIINLPFYIRFARAEVNVRRNSGWVEAARASGNSHVRVVLLFLLPNVLPAMAVQISLNLGWAILNAAGLSFLGLGVQAPTPEWGIMVAEGARFITTGKWWLVVFPGAALMSAVLCFNLLGDGLRDILDPRMRT; from the coding sequence ATGAGCGCCACGCTCCGCCACACCGGCTACATCTTGCGCGGCAATCCGGTGACGCTGGTCGCCGGCTGCGGCGCGGCGCTGCTCGTCCTCATCGCCATCATCGGGCCCTCCATCGCACCCTACGGCCCCACCGTCTCCAACGTGCCGCAGGCGCTGCAGCCACCGAGCGCCTCCCACTGGTTCGGCACCGACCAGCTCGGACGCGACGTCTTCTCGCGGGTGCTGGTGGCGACGCGCCTCGACCTCGCCATCGCCGCCTCGGCGGTGAGCCTGTCCTTCGTCCTCGGCGCCATGATCGGCGCCTTCTGCGGTTATGCCGGCGGGCGCCTTGACCGCTGGGTCGGCCGTTTCGTCGACGTTCTCATGGCCTTCCCGCTCTTCGTGCTGGCCATGGCGTTGGTGGCGGCACTCGGCAACCGGGTCGAGAACATCATCTACGCCACCGCCATCATCAACCTGCCCTTCTACATCCGCTTCGCCCGCGCCGAGGTGAACGTGCGGAGGAATTCCGGCTGGGTGGAGGCTGCCCGCGCCTCAGGCAACAGCCACGTGCGGGTCGTCCTGCTCTTCCTGCTCCCCAACGTCCTCCCCGCCATGGCGGTGCAGATCTCGCTGAACCTCGGCTGGGCCATCCTGAATGCCGCCGGCCTCTCCTTCCTCGGCCTCGGGGTGCAGGCGCCGACGCCGGAATGGGGCATCATGGTCGCCGAGGGCGCCCGCTTCATCACCACCGGCAAGTGGTGGCTGGTCGTCTTCCCCGGCGCGGCCCTGATGAGCGCCGTGCTCTGCTTCAACCTGCTCGGCGACGGCCTGCGCGACATCCTCGACCCGCGGATGCGCACATGA
- a CDS encoding dipeptide ABC transporter ATP-binding protein, with the protein MTAPLLTIDDLKVTFSTRNGLVEALKGVSLTLDAGETLGIVGESGSGKSVTAFSVMQLLDRAGRITAGRITFRGQDITRASRSMLQPLRGAAMSMIFQNPRAALNPIRTVGLQIADVLRAHEQLSAAEARQKALKLLESVLIRDPEARLDAYPHELSGGMCQRVMIAMAIACEPALLIADEPTTGLDVTTQKTVMDLLAEITARRGMAMILITHDLGLAAQYCQRVAVMEQGLVVEQAVPASLFGAPRHPYTKRLVAASPTRHSTVDSLVVDAGEPAPPAPRVSLRRPAEPLLSVSNLIKTFDNGFRGVDDVSFDLAPGESLGLVGESGSGKSTISRLVCRLLDHSAGTIGFDGEDIGRISAREFYRSRFRKDIQIVFQDHGDSLNPRFSAFDCIADPLKLLAGVQDARDLRRQVEDCARRVGLPAEFLDRFPHQLSGGQKARVGIARAIAAKPRLLVLDEPTAALDVSVQAVILHLLDRLRRETGLAYLFVSHDLNVVRMMCERTIVLQKGRIVEQGPSGALFTDPASDYARELIAAIPHFDPEAATARHRETATAG; encoded by the coding sequence ATGACCGCGCCGCTCCTCACCATCGACGACCTCAAGGTCACCTTCTCCACCCGCAACGGCCTCGTGGAGGCCCTGAAGGGCGTCTCCCTCACCCTCGACGCCGGCGAGACCCTCGGCATCGTCGGCGAGAGCGGCTCGGGCAAGTCGGTCACCGCCTTCTCGGTCATGCAGCTCCTCGACCGTGCAGGCCGCATCACCGCCGGCCGCATCACCTTCCGCGGCCAGGACATCACCCGCGCCTCCAGGTCCATGCTGCAGCCGCTGCGCGGCGCGGCCATGTCGATGATCTTCCAGAACCCACGGGCGGCGCTGAACCCCATCCGCACGGTCGGCCTGCAGATCGCCGACGTGCTGCGCGCCCATGAACAGCTCTCGGCGGCCGAGGCGCGGCAGAAGGCACTGAAGCTGCTGGAATCCGTGCTGATCCGCGACCCCGAGGCCCGCCTCGACGCCTATCCGCACGAACTCTCCGGCGGCATGTGCCAGCGCGTTATGATCGCCATGGCGATCGCCTGCGAGCCCGCCCTGCTCATCGCCGACGAGCCGACCACCGGTCTCGACGTGACGACGCAGAAGACGGTGATGGACCTCCTCGCCGAGATCACCGCCCGGCGCGGCATGGCGATGATCCTCATCACCCACGACCTCGGCCTCGCTGCGCAATATTGTCAGCGCGTCGCGGTGATGGAACAGGGGCTGGTGGTCGAGCAGGCGGTGCCCGCGAGCCTCTTCGGCGCCCCGCGCCACCCCTATACGAAGCGCCTCGTCGCGGCCTCGCCGACCCGCCATTCCACCGTCGACAGCCTCGTGGTCGATGCCGGCGAGCCTGCGCCCCCGGCGCCGCGCGTGTCGCTGCGGCGGCCGGCCGAGCCGCTGCTCTCGGTCTCGAACCTGATCAAGACCTTCGACAACGGCTTTCGCGGTGTCGACGACGTCTCCTTCGACCTCGCGCCGGGTGAAAGCCTCGGCCTCGTCGGGGAATCAGGCTCGGGCAAGAGCACCATTTCCCGCCTCGTCTGCCGCCTGCTCGACCATTCCGCCGGCACCATCGGCTTCGACGGCGAGGATATCGGCAGGATCTCGGCGCGCGAATTCTATCGGTCCCGGTTCCGCAAGGACATCCAGATCGTCTTCCAGGACCACGGCGACAGCCTCAACCCGCGCTTCTCCGCCTTCGACTGCATCGCCGATCCGCTGAAGCTGCTCGCCGGCGTGCAGGACGCCCGCGACTTGCGCCGCCAGGTGGAAGACTGCGCCCGCCGCGTCGGCCTGCCCGCCGAATTTCTCGACCGCTTCCCCCACCAGCTATCCGGCGGCCAGAAGGCGCGTGTCGGCATTGCCCGCGCCATCGCGGCGAAGCCCCGCCTTCTCGTCCTCGACGAGCCGACGGCGGCCCTCGACGTCTCCGTCCAGGCGGTGATCCTGCACCTGCTCGACCGGCTCCGCCGCGAGACCGGCCTCGCCTATCTCTTCGTCAGCCACGACCTCAACGTCGTCCGCATGATGTGCGAGCGCACCATCGTGCTGCAGAAGGGCCGCATCGTCGAACAGGGGCCGAGCGGCGCGCTGTTCACCGACCCGGCGTCGGACTATGCGCGGGAGCTCATCGCCGCGATCCCGCATTTCGATCCGGAAGCGGCCACGGCCCGGCACAGGGAAACGGCGACCGCGGGGTGA
- a CDS encoding NAD(P)-binding domain-containing protein translates to MTLPSLTALEARIGDDLARIAHPRAPWLTPRTGPDGSQALDVLIVGAGQSGVVAAFGLKRSRVDNVLVIDRAPYGREGPWVTYARMKTLRSPKDFTGPDLDIPSLTYQSWHEARYGADHWQALDLITREDWNDYLLFMRKVTDIPVENDTELLSLDQAGELVAARLRGPEGERTVFARKVVLATGQDSTGRWWMPDFVERLPERLRAHTADAIDFASLKGKVVAVLGAGASALDNAAEALEAGAASVHLFCRRLEPQVIQPYRWITFRGFMKHFADLDDAWRWRFMSRVMGLREGFPQATYDRCAAHPNFVLHTGAAWTAARAEGGRAVVTTPHGDFAADFLICGTGIAMDYAAKPELAAFADNIATWADRYAPPADERNDRLGAFPYLSSDYQFMEKVPGRTPWIANVHLFSIASTMSFGPSGSSINAMTTAVPRLVDGVTKGLFAADVEANWQAFLAYDVAQAEVRQTVPGLGVAAE, encoded by the coding sequence ATGACCCTGCCGTCCCTGACCGCCCTCGAAGCCCGCATCGGCGATGACCTCGCGCGGATCGCCCATCCGCGCGCGCCCTGGCTGACCCCGCGCACGGGACCGGATGGGTCGCAGGCGCTGGACGTGCTGATCGTCGGGGCGGGGCAGTCCGGCGTCGTCGCCGCCTTCGGCCTGAAGCGGTCGCGTGTGGACAACGTGCTGGTGATCGACCGGGCGCCCTATGGCCGGGAAGGGCCCTGGGTCACCTATGCGCGGATGAAGACGCTGCGCAGCCCGAAGGATTTCACCGGCCCCGATCTCGACATCCCGAGCCTCACCTACCAGTCCTGGCACGAGGCCCGCTACGGTGCCGACCACTGGCAGGCGCTGGACCTCATCACCCGCGAGGACTGGAACGACTACCTCCTGTTCATGCGGAAAGTGACCGACATCCCGGTCGAGAACGACACGGAACTCCTGTCGCTCGATCAGGCCGGCGAGCTCGTCGCGGCACGGTTGCGCGGGCCGGAGGGCGAGCGCACCGTCTTCGCCCGCAAGGTGGTGCTGGCGACGGGGCAGGATTCGACGGGGCGCTGGTGGATGCCGGATTTCGTCGAGCGCCTGCCGGAGCGCCTTCGCGCCCACACCGCCGATGCCATCGACTTCGCTTCGCTCAAGGGCAAGGTCGTGGCCGTGCTGGGGGCCGGCGCCTCGGCCCTCGACAATGCCGCGGAGGCGCTGGAGGCAGGGGCGGCCTCGGTGCATCTCTTCTGCCGCCGGCTGGAGCCGCAGGTCATCCAGCCCTATCGGTGGATCACGTTCCGCGGCTTCATGAAGCACTTCGCCGACCTCGACGACGCCTGGCGCTGGCGCTTCATGAGCCGCGTCATGGGTCTGCGCGAGGGCTTTCCGCAGGCGACCTATGACCGCTGCGCCGCCCATCCGAATTTCGTCCTGCACACAGGCGCCGCCTGGACGGCCGCGCGCGCCGAGGGCGGCCGTGCCGTGGTGACGACGCCGCACGGCGACTTCGCCGCGGACTTCCTCATCTGCGGCACCGGCATCGCCATGGACTATGCGGCGAAGCCGGAGCTCGCCGCCTTCGCCGACAACATCGCCACCTGGGCCGACCGCTACGCGCCGCCCGCGGACGAGCGGAACGACCGGTTGGGCGCCTTTCCCTACCTCTCGTCGGACTACCAGTTCATGGAGAAGGTGCCCGGGCGCACGCCCTGGATCGCCAACGTCCACCTCTTCTCCATCGCCTCGACCATGAGCTTCGGCCCGTCGGGTTCGTCGATCAACGCCATGACGACGGCGGTGCCACGGCTGGTCGATGGCGTCACCAAGGGCCTGTTCGCGGCGGACGTGGAGGCGAACTGGCAGGCCTTCCTCGCCTATGACGTGGCGCAGGCGGAGGTGCGGCAGACTGTGCCGGGGCTCGGCGTCGCGGCGGAGTAG